The following proteins are co-located in the Pseudoalteromonas sp. N1230-9 genome:
- the hpf gene encoding ribosome hibernation promoting factor, protein MQLNLTGRHVEITDSLKDYVNTKFAKLERHFDHINNVHVILDVEKLSQKAEATLHVNGGELFASTEHQDMYAAIDSLIDKLDRQVIKHKEKLARH, encoded by the coding sequence ATGCAACTAAACCTAACTGGTCGTCATGTAGAAATCACAGATTCATTAAAAGACTATGTAAACACCAAGTTTGCGAAACTAGAAAGGCATTTTGATCATATTAATAATGTTCATGTCATTCTAGATGTAGAAAAATTAAGTCAAAAAGCAGAAGCAACTTTACATGTAAACGGAGGCGAACTGTTTGCCTCTACAGAGCATCAAGATATGTACGCGGCCATCGACTCGCTAATTGATAAGCTTGATCGCCAAGTTATTAAACACAAAGAGAAATTAGCTCGACACTAA
- the lptB gene encoding LPS export ABC transporter ATP-binding protein: MSTLKAELLAKSYKGRQVVKNVGLEVEAGSIVGLLGPNGAGKTTTFYMIVGLVPSDKGKISIDDNDITLLPMHNRARLGIGYLPQESSIFRKLTVYQNLMAILETRKDLKKQQREETLNNLLDEFSIQHIRDSQGMALSGGERRRVEIARALAADPKFILLDEPFAGVDPISVLDIKKIIEHLKNRGIGVLITDHNVRETLDVCEKAYIVSHGELIASGTPEHVLADQTVRDVYLGEQFRL, encoded by the coding sequence ATGAGTACATTAAAAGCAGAGCTGCTAGCAAAGAGCTATAAAGGCCGCCAAGTTGTCAAAAATGTGGGACTAGAAGTCGAAGCAGGCAGTATTGTCGGCTTACTAGGTCCTAATGGTGCAGGTAAAACCACCACCTTTTATATGATTGTTGGGCTAGTGCCAAGCGACAAAGGTAAAATTAGTATTGATGACAACGACATCACTTTATTACCCATGCATAATCGTGCTCGATTAGGTATTGGCTATTTACCTCAAGAATCATCCATTTTTAGAAAGTTGACAGTCTACCAAAACCTGATGGCGATTCTTGAAACACGCAAAGATCTTAAAAAACAGCAACGAGAAGAAACACTCAATAACCTGCTTGATGAATTTAGTATTCAGCACATCCGAGATAGCCAAGGTATGGCGCTATCAGGAGGCGAGCGTCGCCGTGTTGAAATCGCGCGAGCATTAGCCGCAGATCCAAAATTTATTCTGCTAGATGAGCCTTTTGCTGGTGTTGATCCAATTTCAGTGTTAGATATAAAGAAAATTATAGAGCATTTGAAAAACCGTGGTATCGGTGTACTAATAACTGACCATAATGTTCGAGAAACCCTTGATGTTTGTGAAAAAGCCTACATTGTTTCTCATGGGGAGCTAATTGCATCAGGCACGCCTGAGCACGTATTAGCAGACCAAACGGTACGCGATGTCTATCTAGGCGAGCAATTCAGGTTGTAA
- a CDS encoding KpsF/GutQ family sugar-phosphate isomerase: protein MTQQSFIAQGKRVLEVEAQALREIEQYINADFEHACQLMFHCTGRIIVIGMGKSGHIGNKIAATLASTGTPAFFVHPGEASHGDLGMITREDVVMCISNSGETSEVLGIIPVIKRIGAKMISLTGNPNSTMGKLSDVHVCIKVSQEACPLGLAPTASTTATLVMGDAIAVALLEARGFTADDFALSHPGGSLGKRLLLSLEDVMHTGSATPIVTESQSVKDALIEMSAKGLGMTAIVDENKKLAGLFTDGDLRRILEQRVDIHNTSISQVMTRSCTTAHADMLAAEALNIMERKRINGLIIIDESNTPIGALNMQDLLKAGVL, encoded by the coding sequence ATGACGCAGCAAAGCTTTATTGCGCAAGGTAAGCGAGTTCTTGAAGTTGAAGCGCAAGCATTAAGAGAAATTGAACAGTATATCAATGCTGATTTCGAACATGCCTGCCAATTAATGTTTCATTGCACAGGGCGTATTATTGTCATAGGTATGGGTAAATCAGGCCATATCGGCAACAAAATAGCCGCTACATTAGCAAGTACAGGCACCCCTGCATTTTTTGTTCACCCAGGTGAAGCGAGTCATGGTGACTTAGGTATGATCACACGTGAAGATGTTGTGATGTGCATTTCAAATTCAGGTGAAACCAGTGAAGTGCTTGGTATTATTCCTGTTATTAAACGTATTGGCGCAAAAATGATATCTCTAACAGGTAACCCTAACTCAACTATGGGGAAGCTATCGGATGTCCATGTGTGCATCAAAGTTAGCCAAGAAGCGTGTCCATTGGGCCTCGCCCCTACTGCCAGCACCACTGCGACATTAGTTATGGGCGATGCGATAGCCGTTGCCCTACTCGAAGCGCGCGGTTTTACTGCCGATGATTTTGCTTTATCTCACCCAGGGGGGAGCCTAGGTAAGCGCTTATTACTGAGCCTTGAAGACGTCATGCATACTGGCAGTGCCACACCTATCGTTACCGAGTCCCAAAGCGTTAAAGATGCGCTGATAGAAATGTCAGCCAAAGGCCTTGGTATGACAGCCATTGTCGATGAAAACAAAAAGCTTGCAGGTCTGTTTACTGACGGTGATTTACGCCGTATTTTAGAGCAACGCGTCGATATTCATAACACATCGATTAGCCAAGTAATGACACGCTCATGCACCACCGCACATGCAGATATGCTCGCTGCGGAAGCATTGAATATTATGGAACGAAAACGCATTAACGGTTTAATAATAATAGATGAAAGTAATACACCGATTGGCGCACTTAATATGCAAGACCTTTTAAAAGCAGGGGTACTTTAA
- the ptsN gene encoding PTS IIA-like nitrogen regulatory protein PtsN, whose amino-acid sequence MKLSSLTSQDCSKAAVLFNSKKRILEFISELAHKQLPHLSQQDILNALLNREKLGSTGIGRGIAIPHGRMSGADKPHAFIIVSESPINFDAIDNRPVDIFVALIVPDGDCQLHLKTLSTIADRLKDKEFCKQLRSAKTDQELFQVIASEA is encoded by the coding sequence ATGAAACTTAGTTCACTTACTAGCCAGGACTGCAGCAAAGCTGCGGTCCTTTTTAATAGCAAAAAAAGAATTCTCGAATTTATCAGCGAACTCGCTCATAAGCAGCTTCCTCATCTATCGCAGCAAGATATTCTTAATGCTTTACTCAATCGAGAAAAGTTGGGGAGTACAGGAATTGGTAGAGGCATTGCTATTCCGCATGGTCGTATGTCGGGTGCTGATAAACCACATGCGTTTATTATAGTGAGCGAATCGCCAATTAACTTTGATGCAATTGACAACCGCCCTGTTGATATTTTTGTTGCACTCATCGTACCTGATGGAGACTGCCAACTTCATTTAAAGACCTTATCAACAATTGCTGATAGACTAAAAGATAAAGAATTTTGTAAACAGTTACGCAGCGCAAAAACCGATCAGGAACTGTTTCAAGTTATTGCATCAGAGGCATAA
- the kdsC gene encoding 3-deoxy-manno-octulosonate-8-phosphatase KdsC: protein MTFAELYQPLSTDVSQRAQKIKLLICDIDGVFSDGRIYLGNNGEELKAFNTKDGFGIKALINSGFEVAVITGRHSQIVQQRMTSLTVQHIYQGQENKLIAYQELKDKLALTDEQIAYIGDDGPDLPVMEKVGFAVAVNDAHPLIKRLAHYTTMLPGGFGAVRELTDLLMLENAKALTTDGTSA from the coding sequence ATGACGTTTGCCGAGCTTTATCAGCCATTAAGCACAGATGTAAGCCAACGTGCTCAGAAAATAAAACTACTCATTTGCGATATTGATGGCGTTTTCTCTGATGGCCGTATTTACTTAGGAAATAACGGTGAAGAACTCAAAGCGTTTAATACCAAAGATGGCTTTGGTATCAAAGCATTAATAAATAGTGGCTTTGAGGTTGCGGTTATTACAGGGCGACATTCACAAATAGTTCAGCAACGCATGACTAGCCTAACAGTACAACACATCTATCAAGGTCAAGAAAACAAGCTTATTGCGTATCAAGAATTAAAAGACAAACTGGCTTTGACCGATGAGCAAATAGCTTATATCGGTGATGATGGCCCTGATTTACCCGTCATGGAAAAGGTAGGCTTTGCCGTTGCTGTAAACGATGCTCACCCACTTATAAAAAGACTCGCTCATTACACTACCATGTTACCCGGAGGGTTTGGTGCTGTGCGAGAGCTGACTGATTTATTAATGCTGGAAAACGCGAAAGCGTTAACAACTGATGGAACCAGCGCATGA
- a CDS encoding RNA polymerase factor sigma-54: MRQSLQLRMGQQLTMTPQLQQAIRLLQLSTLDLQQEIQEALDSNPLLEVEEADYNEEAIGKNEQKSDSDDSQVTATAEEAPSEYEQESSDALNKDTVSDDLAMDVTWDEYMSAAPSTSSGPMPEDESIYQGASTETLHEYLMWQLQLTPFSPTDEAIAVAIVEAIDDSGILTVSCEDIVESFNQNDDEEEIELDEVEAVLKRIQLFDPVGIGARSLQECLCIQLRQFDADTPYLAETKMVLSEHIELLASRDYRTLMKKTKLKENELKEVMTLIHSLNPKPADSIVREESEYVIPDVSVKKVKGRWVVELNPDCMPKIRVNSQYAAMSRSVKSSSDSQFIRSHLQEAKWFIKSLESRNDTLLKVTNCIVQQQQAFFEHGPEAMKPMVLNDVAEMVEMHESTISRVTTQKYMHTPRGIFELKYFFSSHVSTENGGECSSTAIRALIKKLIAAENSAKPLSDSKIADILAEQGIKVARRTIAKYRESLAIPPSNQRKSLI; the protein is encoded by the coding sequence ATGAGGCAATCATTACAGCTGCGCATGGGCCAGCAACTTACAATGACTCCACAACTGCAACAAGCCATTCGCTTATTGCAGCTTAGTACATTGGATCTCCAGCAAGAAATACAAGAAGCGCTTGATAGTAATCCTCTGCTTGAAGTGGAAGAAGCGGATTATAATGAAGAAGCGATCGGTAAAAACGAACAAAAATCTGACTCTGATGATTCACAAGTCACAGCTACGGCAGAAGAAGCACCCAGTGAATACGAGCAAGAGAGCAGTGATGCACTCAATAAAGATACCGTCAGTGACGACCTAGCAATGGATGTCACGTGGGATGAGTACATGAGTGCAGCCCCTTCAACCTCGTCAGGGCCAATGCCAGAAGATGAGTCTATTTACCAAGGTGCGTCAACCGAAACTCTCCATGAATATCTGATGTGGCAACTACAGTTGACCCCATTTAGTCCGACTGACGAAGCGATTGCTGTTGCTATAGTCGAAGCTATCGATGACTCAGGTATTTTAACTGTGAGTTGTGAGGATATTGTTGAAAGCTTTAATCAAAATGATGATGAAGAAGAAATAGAACTTGATGAAGTCGAAGCGGTCTTAAAAAGAATACAGCTATTTGATCCTGTCGGCATTGGTGCTCGCAGCTTACAAGAGTGCCTATGTATACAACTTCGTCAATTCGATGCAGATACACCTTATTTGGCTGAAACTAAAATGGTTTTATCTGAGCACATCGAATTATTAGCAAGTCGCGACTATCGTACTTTGATGAAAAAGACTAAGCTTAAAGAAAACGAGCTTAAAGAAGTGATGACACTTATCCATAGCTTAAACCCTAAGCCCGCGGATAGCATCGTACGTGAAGAGTCTGAATACGTCATACCTGATGTATCGGTAAAAAAAGTAAAAGGTCGTTGGGTGGTTGAGCTAAACCCTGACTGTATGCCAAAGATCAGAGTGAACAGCCAGTATGCGGCTATGTCACGCTCTGTAAAATCAAGCAGTGACAGCCAGTTTATTCGCTCTCATCTGCAAGAAGCTAAGTGGTTTATTAAAAGCTTAGAGAGTCGGAATGATACTTTATTAAAAGTAACGAACTGTATTGTTCAACAACAACAGGCTTTCTTTGAACACGGCCCAGAGGCGATGAAGCCGATGGTGCTAAATGATGTCGCTGAAATGGTCGAAATGCATGAATCGACGATTTCACGGGTAACAACGCAAAAATATATGCATACCCCAAGGGGTATTTTTGAGTTGAAATATTTCTTCTCAAGCCACGTCAGCACAGAAAATGGTGGCGAGTGTTCATCAACGGCAATACGCGCTTTAATCAAAAAGCTTATTGCCGCAGAAAACTCAGCGAAGCCATTGAGTGACAGTAAGATTGCAGATATATTGGCTGAGCAAGGAATTAAAGTAGCTAGACGTACAATTGCAAAATACCGAGAGTCTCTAGCAATACCGCCGTCTAATCAGCGTAAAAGCTTGATTTAG
- a CDS encoding calcium/sodium antiporter, translating into MVTSFVILIIGFAALVWSADRFVYGAAALAKNMGIPTLIIGLTVVAMGSSAPEMMVSASAALAGKTDTAVGNAVGSNITNILLVLGITALLRPLSVSSTTLKREMPLVLLVSVASWYIFSDNFFSFGEGIALFVGFIVFLVGLVIISLRDKNQADDPFVSEACEDIPDNVSTGSALFWLVVGMILLPISSHFLVGSAVDIAKYFGLSDLVIGLTIIAIGTSLPELAACIAGVLKNEDDLALGNIVGSNLFNLLAVLPLAGIINPSIIDPSAANRDALIMIGATIALIAMSLNLRGARRINRIEGGLLLVAFIAYQGYIFSQIG; encoded by the coding sequence ATGGTGACTTCTTTTGTCATTTTAATTATTGGTTTTGCCGCACTTGTATGGAGTGCAGACCGTTTTGTTTACGGGGCAGCGGCACTGGCAAAAAACATGGGGATCCCAACCCTAATCATTGGCCTTACGGTTGTTGCCATGGGTTCATCGGCACCAGAAATGATGGTATCAGCATCAGCAGCCCTTGCAGGCAAAACAGATACCGCTGTAGGTAATGCTGTTGGCTCTAATATTACTAACATCCTACTAGTATTAGGCATTACTGCACTATTAAGACCTTTATCTGTCTCTTCTACAACACTCAAACGTGAGATGCCGTTAGTACTCTTAGTGTCAGTTGCTTCTTGGTATATATTCTCTGATAACTTCTTTTCATTTGGTGAAGGTATTGCGCTATTTGTTGGCTTTATTGTTTTCCTTGTAGGCTTAGTTATTATTTCTTTAAGGGATAAAAACCAAGCGGATGACCCTTTCGTCTCTGAAGCATGTGAAGATATCCCCGATAATGTTTCTACAGGCTCAGCTTTGTTTTGGCTTGTTGTGGGTATGATCCTTCTTCCTATCAGTTCACACTTTCTGGTTGGCTCGGCAGTAGATATTGCAAAATACTTTGGCTTAAGCGACTTGGTGATTGGGTTGACCATCATTGCTATTGGCACCAGTTTACCTGAACTAGCAGCCTGTATTGCAGGTGTACTAAAGAATGAGGATGATTTAGCCTTAGGTAATATTGTTGGCTCGAACTTATTCAATCTGTTGGCAGTATTGCCCCTAGCAGGGATTATCAACCCATCAATCATCGACCCTTCAGCGGCAAACCGAGATGCTCTGATTATGATTGGCGCAACCATTGCTTTAATCGCCATGTCATTGAACTTAAGAGGTGCTCGTCGTATCAATAGAATCGAAGGTGGTTTATTGTTAGTCGCATTTATTGCATACCAAGGCTATATTTTCAGCCAAATAGGATAA
- the lptA gene encoding lipopolysaccharide transport periplasmic protein LptA, protein MTNKLKKLLLIPSLLIAFSSAAADQAGTPISISSDRQVGQLKNGVGIFEENVEITHGNRRITADRLEAHAGEVDGTVSLIIATGKPAYFEEKQEDGTVMSASADEVRYDVAKRLLTLVGDAQVTQAGQKVSAKSITYDMEQQLISAEKDENSTDRVHTILVPVDNKKDDKGQP, encoded by the coding sequence ATGACCAATAAACTTAAAAAATTACTTCTAATCCCAAGCTTATTGATTGCGTTTTCAAGCGCTGCTGCAGACCAAGCGGGTACTCCTATCAGCATTAGCTCAGATCGCCAAGTAGGTCAGTTAAAAAATGGTGTAGGGATTTTTGAAGAAAATGTAGAAATAACCCATGGTAATCGTCGTATTACCGCAGATCGCCTAGAAGCACATGCAGGTGAAGTTGATGGTACTGTTTCACTTATCATTGCCACAGGTAAGCCAGCCTACTTTGAAGAAAAACAAGAAGATGGCACGGTTATGAGCGCCAGCGCAGACGAAGTTCGTTACGATGTAGCAAAGCGTTTACTCACATTAGTTGGCGATGCGCAAGTGACACAAGCAGGGCAAAAAGTCAGCGCAAAAAGTATAACTTATGACATGGAACAACAGCTAATTAGTGCTGAAAAAGACGAAAACTCAACGGATCGTGTGCATACAATCTTAGTGCCTGTTGATAATAAAAAAGATGATAAAGGCCAGCCATGA
- a CDS encoding HPr family phosphocarrier protein encodes MYAENTFLIQNKLGLHARAATVLAQLALQFDAKIMLYQDDKEAEGDSVLALMLLESSQGKEVRVVCEGPDATAALNAIGELIAQRFHEQE; translated from the coding sequence ATGTATGCTGAAAATACGTTTTTAATTCAAAACAAACTTGGCTTACACGCGCGCGCAGCAACTGTACTTGCACAACTTGCACTGCAATTTGATGCTAAAATTATGTTATATCAAGATGACAAAGAAGCTGAAGGTGACAGTGTACTTGCTCTAATGTTATTAGAGAGCAGTCAAGGTAAAGAAGTTCGAGTTGTATGCGAAGGCCCTGATGCAACTGCTGCACTTAATGCAATAGGTGAATTAATAGCACAACGCTTTCATGAGCAAGAATAG
- the rapZ gene encoding RNase adapter RapZ: MELIIISGRSGSGKSVALRVLEDLGYYCVDNIPVNLLPSLVRSVSDNYDKIAVSIDVRNLPKEQQEFNDILEYLPGFANPTLFYLDSDDQTLIKRFSETRRLHPLSLDSLPLDLAIKQEKILLDVLITRADFMIDTTDLSVHQLAESIREKILGKKDKKLIITFMSFGFKHGIPKEADYVFDARFLPNPHWEPDLKPLTGLDQPVKDYLASHSIVQKFTWQIQTFVQTWLPHLERNNRSYLTIAIGCTGGQHRSVYLAQTIGESFAKSHANVKIRHREQDL; encoded by the coding sequence ATGGAATTAATTATTATCAGTGGCCGTTCTGGCTCAGGTAAATCAGTCGCTTTACGAGTCCTTGAGGACCTTGGTTATTATTGCGTTGATAATATTCCTGTAAACCTATTACCTTCGCTAGTGCGTAGTGTTTCTGATAATTACGACAAAATAGCGGTCAGTATCGATGTGCGTAACCTGCCAAAAGAGCAACAAGAATTTAATGATATTCTTGAATACTTGCCAGGTTTCGCCAACCCAACATTATTTTACCTTGATAGTGATGATCAAACACTCATTAAACGTTTCTCTGAGACAAGACGCTTACACCCGCTTTCTTTAGATTCTTTACCGCTCGATTTAGCAATTAAGCAAGAAAAAATACTGCTTGATGTCCTAATTACCCGCGCTGATTTTATGATCGACACAACGGATTTAAGTGTACATCAGCTAGCAGAGTCAATTCGTGAGAAGATTCTCGGTAAAAAAGATAAAAAGCTCATTATTACCTTTATGTCATTTGGCTTTAAGCATGGTATCCCGAAAGAAGCTGACTATGTATTTGATGCACGCTTTTTACCAAACCCGCACTGGGAGCCAGATCTTAAGCCACTTACAGGGCTCGACCAACCCGTTAAAGATTACCTTGCAAGCCATAGCATAGTGCAAAAATTTACTTGGCAGATTCAAACCTTTGTGCAAACGTGGTTACCACACCTTGAACGCAATAACCGCAGTTATTTAACTATCGCAATTGGCTGCACGGGTGGACAGCATCGCTCTGTTTACTTAGCACAGACGATTGGTGAAAGTTTCGCGAAAAGCCATGCGAATGTAAAAATTCGCCATCGTGAGCAAGACTTATAA
- the lptC gene encoding LPS export ABC transporter periplasmic protein LptC → MNIARILLSIVFVCCMIWLWYPYFSQPTGAINSEDEIIATPDYTAIALKQTAYDEQGNISHKVAAAKMELYQQLGFTFFEQPIFTIYGDQQVWQVKAKEATLYENDQLIFEGDVVAKNLTHNGMIEDINAENINVDIEKMTMYSKQPVTLTGPNLKITGKGLKADLKAEIVELTNHTRTIYYDQ, encoded by the coding sequence ATGAATATAGCCCGTATTTTACTGAGTATTGTTTTTGTTTGTTGCATGATCTGGTTATGGTATCCGTACTTTAGCCAACCAACAGGCGCAATAAACAGTGAAGACGAGATAATCGCAACACCGGATTACACCGCTATTGCGCTAAAGCAAACTGCGTATGATGAGCAAGGTAACATCAGCCATAAAGTCGCTGCGGCTAAAATGGAGCTATACCAGCAATTAGGATTTACTTTTTTTGAACAGCCTATTTTTACCATCTATGGGGATCAACAGGTTTGGCAGGTAAAAGCAAAAGAGGCTACCTTGTACGAAAACGATCAGCTCATTTTTGAAGGTGACGTTGTTGCAAAAAATCTAACTCATAATGGCATGATTGAAGATATCAACGCAGAAAATATCAATGTCGATATTGAAAAAATGACCATGTACTCAAAACAACCTGTTACATTAACAGGCCCAAACTTAAAGATTACCGGTAAAGGTTTAAAAGCCGATTTAAAAGCCGAAATCGTCGAGTTAACTAACCATACACGAACCATATACTATGACCAATAA